The Treponema sp. OMZ 790 genome includes the window CACAAGATAAAGGGAGGCTCTTACACAATCGGTGCAAATATCCTAGGAGATTCCGCAAAAAATATAGAAAAATTTTTAGTTGAACCTTCAAACATTAAAACTCCAGCAAATATCGAATTGCTCAACGGCTTTCTTGCAAAGTTTAAAGAAAATTATTTTAATACCTTAAAAGAAATAAAAACGGTTATTGCTTAAAGATTTTAACTTTACTCAAATTATTTTTTAAAATTTTACGATTTATTACAAAAAGCTCTGAATCGTTAAACTTCAGTTTAAAAAAAACGGTCTCTTGCCGTTAATCGATTTGTCATACTATTCTCTCCAACTACAGTTGAAAAGTTTTATAAGATAATGCTTTTTTAAGCGGTTTCTTCTGCTGTTAAACCGGCATATTCCAAGGGACAGTTTATTCTGAATTACATCTCAACCATACATTACAGAACTCACTTTTAGGAATTTCTATTGTTTGCATAACTTCCGTTTCTTCTTCATAATTAAGCTCTTCAAGAGAAGGATATTTCCCCTCAACTAATCTATCTGAATTGATATAATTAGAATATAGGATATGATTACCATTTTTGAAAATCTCGACCTTCCTTACTTCGTATCCTTCTTTATCAATTTCAGAAAAAATATACTCCGGTTCATCTGTAAAACTGTGAAGCCAGTGAATTTTGAAATATTTCATATATCTATCCTCCGCATTTTATTTCACATCGTGAACGTATACATACAAAGTAGGATTGCCACTCGCCTGCCCTATCGGGTCTTGTGATATATAAGCACCTATCTCCTGGCTGTAATAACGCTTATAATTATATACTAATTCAGTCTCGGTATCAAGATATTGACCTTGATATAAAAAAACCGTCGATGTTCCGCCAAAGGTGGAAGAAAGAAAGCAGAAAAATGCTTCAATTGAAGCGTTTTTTAATTATTCAAATACCATTTTTAGAAAATTATTTATAGCTTCATATCCTGCATTTAACATTTTAGGAATTGTTTTTATTTCAGCATTATTTAATGGTCTTACCTCTTCGTCGCCTTTAAATAATTTGCCCCCAATATTGTGATACTGAAAATTATCACTTTCTTCAATTGTCAATTTTTGACTACCAATAATTTCCCATTCGCCTTTTTTTAGCTTTGTAATGTCAGTATAAAATACACTAATTAATCCGGTAAAAATCTGAACGGAAATATTTTGGGCGGTATCTATTATTTCTACAGCTTCTTCTTTTGTATCAACTAGCTTGTCTTTTACAATAAATGAAAAAGCATTCTTTGTCCTTTTTGAAATCCACAATACCTTACAAACAGCATATTTATCTTGATATGGTATAAGAAATACATCGCCAATTTTAACTTTAATATTCTTCATAATTTTATAAATCTAATTTTGAACCCAATCGGGTCTTGGCTTATGTAATTCCCTGTGTTTGGGTTGTAATACCTATATCTATTATTATACGCTAATTCGGTTCTTATATCAAGGTATTGACCTTGATATAAGAACGGACAATCTCACCTCAAAGAGCTCTTTGCAAAATTCCAAATTTTTCTCTAAAAAGTTGTTTTAATTCTAAAAACAGTAAAAGGCTCGGAGAATATCCCCGGCTTTACGCTTTTATTTCAAAATTTACAACCGGTTGTCTGATTGTTACAATCAGGACTTCCAATCCGGAGCATTACCTTAGTTGTAACAATTGTAAATATCATCTACATTGTTAACATCTTCAATTGTCATCCCATTGGGAAGTATTCCTGCATAAAGGAGCGTGTAAGTGTGAGTACGATACTCTTTTGATAACAAATTATAAAAATATAATTGTATTTCGGTTAGATTTTTTTTGTCAATTAATATCTCTTTACCAAGATGTTCTTGAAATAAAACACTACTCAAATCTTCTAACATAAACCTATGGGGTGGAAAATCTATTTCTTCATCAATGTTTAATTTTTTTATTGTATCGTATCCATTCATTATATTATTGACAGTGTTTTTTTGACATCTAAAATCTTTATGTAAAGTATCAATCATCATTGATGATGTTGCCAATACACATTCATAACCATTTCCCCATACAAATGAATGTTGTGTGGGTGTAGAAAGCGAATTAATTGCGAGTCTTTTGTCAAATTCCATTCGATTTATACATAAGCCCAAATTAGTAATACTATCCTGTTGAGTTATGTTTAAATTATGGATATTCAAATTGGGATTTTTGAAACTCATCAATCCACATGCAAAAAGAGACTCTCCTATATTTTGTAAGTTAATGTTATACATCAATGTTTCAAAAGTTTTTTGGCTGTCATCCAATGAGGACTTATAAAAAATAACTTCCGGTATTTGAGCTTCAATATTGTCAGGGAATACTCTTTTTACAAAAGATTGAAATCGTTTATAAAATTTAAACTCGTCAGAATATTGTAATGATAACTTTGGTGCAGTAACCTGATATTCTATAGGAGGCACCAAAATGCAATTTTCGTCTCGAATATACTCTTGAAATATATATCCTAAAAAATTTAAAATCTCAATTTTATATTGAATCTTTCCTTTTTGGAGTATATTGAACTCCATAACTTCAATTACAGGTTCTATTATATTATATATTTTATATTGATGTTTTATATTGGGCGCTAATTTGTTATAAAGGAAATATTCGATATCTTCTGACGAGTCTTCGGTAGAGAATAGATAATGTAATTGATAAGGTATCTCTTTAATTGCATCTTTGTACGGTGCTTGATAATATTGCCAATTAATATTCATTTTAGTTTTATTGTTTTAAGTATTTTTTGTTCTGAATCTCCCATTTTTCCAGGTATTGTTTTTGCTTTAGGACATGTCTTCCTTGTTCTTGAGTCAAGTAAACTTCCACCCGAATTATGAAGCCGCCAAGATGTTTTATTTAAAGCCGATAAATCAATCCAACTGTTCAGGCCGTAACACCTGTACC containing:
- a CDS encoding Hpt domain-containing protein, coding for MYLDRAAAMELVDGDMEIYMSLLETFIEAYEKDAAEIERLKPLFDSNAEAVLSDGDLRENVRKTAHKIKGGSYTIGANILGDSAKNIEKFLVEPSNIKTPANIELLNGFLAKFKENYFNTLKEIKTVIA
- a CDS encoding RHS repeat-associated core domain-containing protein translates to MEAFFCFLSSTFGGTSTVFLYQGQYLDTETELVYNYKRYYSQEIGAYISQDPIGQASGNPTLYVYVHDVK
- a CDS encoding Imm26 family immunity protein, translating into MKNIKVKIGDVFLIPYQDKYAVCKVLWISKRTKNAFSFIVKDKLVDTKEEAVEIIDTAQNISVQIFTGLISVFYTDITKLKKGEWEIIGSQKLTIEESDNFQYHNIGGKLFKGDEEVRPLNNAEIKTIPKMLNAGYEAINNFLKMVFE